In Bacillus marinisedimentorum, a genomic segment contains:
- a CDS encoding metal-sensitive transcriptional regulator, whose amino-acid sequence MEYAPEVKNRLKRVEGQIRGIIRMMEDEKECKDVITQLTASRSALDRAMGHILGQNLQHCIVQQEESGEESSERVEEAINLLIRSR is encoded by the coding sequence ATGGAATATGCTCCTGAGGTTAAAAATCGTTTGAAGCGTGTTGAGGGGCAAATTCGCGGAATTATCCGCATGATGGAGGACGAAAAAGAGTGCAAAGATGTCATCACTCAGTTGACCGCATCACGTTCTGCGCTTGACCGGGCAATGGGACACATTCTCGGCCAGAACCTTCAGCATTGTATCGTCCAGCAAGAAGAGTCAGGCGAAGAAAGCAGCGAACGCGTTGAAGAAGCCATTAACTT